A single Bdellovibrio bacteriovorus DNA region contains:
- the rpoZ gene encoding DNA-directed RNA polymerase subunit omega: MARVTVEDCLEKVPNRFALVLMVAKRAKQLLKGAEATVSTRSNKYIVSALREVAIGNVGYTEAMENSEAVRQIEKDLNK; the protein is encoded by the coding sequence ATGGCTCGCGTAACCGTTGAAGATTGCTTGGAAAAAGTTCCTAATAGATTTGCTCTAGTGCTTATGGTTGCTAAAAGAGCGAAGCAACTTCTTAAAGGTGCCGAGGCGACTGTTTCTACTCGTAGCAATAAATACATTGTGAGCGCCCTTCGTGAAGTGGCTATTGGTAACGTAGGCTACACTGAGGCTATGGAAAACTCAGAAGCTGTCCGCCAAATCGAGAAAGATTTGAATAAATAG
- a CDS encoding RelA/SpoT family protein, with translation MFETLKETGVSHKPVKTLEDLLSRIRSFYPNADLKVIEKAYSFSEKAHEGQIRRSGEPYISHPLSVAAILADLHLDLDTIATGLLHDTVEDTHATLDDIRREFGDVIAHLVDGVTKIGQMKFKNSHEKQGENIRKMIVAMGKDVRVVLVKLADRLHNMRTLNFMPFEKQERIALETLEIYCPLAGRMGISSLKIELEDLCFRYYRPDMYYQLVQQIKKSEAEQTRYIDDVKNLISKELNKAGFKYEVFGRSKHLWSIYRKMQSRNIDYDQVYDVLAFRLIVDSVAECYAALGLVHSLWKPIPGRFKDFIAMPKANNYQSLHTTVVGPGGERIEIQIRTQEMHLVAERGIAAHWKYKERGKMIDDSDVQQADWLRDLVTWHQNVRSSDEFLDTVKTDLFETEIYVFTPNGDVREFPEGATPVDFAYAVHTELGNQCVGARVNGKMVPLKYQLQNGDSVEIMTSKTQMPSKDWLKFVVTNKAKSKIRAFVKEEQRRRAIMLGKELLEKEFRKFGMAAAKYLKGPAYEQYLKDHGIADLDELYVTVGYGKLETRILVERLSPENIAKEAAKTENTTFMERVMRAATQKTRKTNSLISVDGMDDVLVHYAKCCHPIPGDPIVGFISRGRGITIHRSDCRKAFEFDQLRKVDVTWNVKQAGEGQERVVRLKIISQDTPGLLKLMSEAFAQQGINIQSAQIRTTKDKKAVCHFEVSVKDASQVNQAIYEIQKIKGIIGVTRVIQ, from the coding sequence ATGTTTGAGACTCTGAAAGAGACCGGCGTCAGCCATAAACCCGTTAAGACCTTAGAGGATCTTCTAAGTCGTATTCGCAGTTTTTACCCGAATGCTGATTTGAAAGTGATCGAGAAGGCCTATTCTTTTTCAGAGAAAGCTCACGAAGGACAGATTCGTCGCAGTGGTGAGCCCTATATTTCTCATCCGCTTTCGGTCGCTGCGATTTTAGCGGATCTTCATCTTGATTTAGATACGATTGCTACGGGACTTCTGCATGACACGGTGGAAGACACGCATGCAACGCTTGATGATATTCGTCGAGAGTTCGGTGACGTGATCGCTCATCTCGTCGATGGCGTCACTAAAATCGGGCAGATGAAATTTAAAAACAGCCACGAAAAACAAGGCGAAAATATTCGTAAGATGATCGTCGCCATGGGTAAAGACGTGCGCGTGGTTCTAGTGAAGCTTGCCGATCGCCTGCACAACATGCGAACACTCAACTTCATGCCTTTTGAAAAGCAAGAGCGCATTGCTTTAGAGACTTTAGAAATTTACTGTCCACTAGCGGGTCGAATGGGTATCAGCTCCCTCAAGATTGAACTTGAGGATCTGTGCTTCCGTTACTATCGCCCGGACATGTACTACCAACTTGTTCAACAAATTAAAAAAAGCGAAGCCGAGCAAACACGTTATATCGATGACGTGAAGAATTTGATTTCGAAAGAATTGAACAAAGCGGGCTTCAAGTACGAAGTCTTCGGACGTTCAAAACACTTGTGGTCCATCTATCGCAAAATGCAATCGCGGAACATCGATTACGATCAAGTTTACGACGTACTGGCGTTCCGCTTGATTGTTGATAGCGTAGCAGAATGTTATGCCGCTTTGGGGTTGGTCCACTCTTTATGGAAGCCCATTCCAGGTCGCTTTAAAGACTTCATCGCGATGCCGAAGGCCAATAATTATCAATCACTGCATACAACAGTGGTAGGGCCCGGCGGAGAGCGCATCGAGATTCAAATCCGCACACAAGAAATGCACTTGGTTGCCGAGCGTGGTATCGCCGCGCACTGGAAGTACAAAGAGCGTGGTAAGATGATTGATGACTCTGATGTGCAGCAGGCCGATTGGTTGCGCGACCTTGTGACTTGGCACCAAAACGTGCGCAGTTCTGACGAGTTCTTAGATACTGTTAAGACCGATCTCTTTGAAACAGAAATTTACGTCTTCACTCCAAACGGAGATGTGCGTGAATTCCCGGAAGGCGCCACTCCCGTAGACTTTGCCTATGCCGTGCATACAGAGTTGGGAAATCAGTGCGTCGGTGCGCGCGTGAACGGAAAAATGGTTCCTTTGAAGTATCAGCTTCAAAACGGGGACTCGGTTGAGATCATGACTTCAAAAACCCAGATGCCTTCTAAGGACTGGTTGAAGTTTGTTGTCACTAATAAAGCAAAATCTAAAATCCGCGCGTTTGTTAAAGAAGAACAGCGTCGTCGCGCAATCATGCTAGGTAAAGAGCTTTTAGAAAAAGAATTCCGCAAGTTCGGTATGGCCGCTGCGAAATACCTAAAAGGCCCCGCCTATGAACAATATCTGAAAGATCACGGTATTGCCGACCTTGATGAGCTTTACGTGACTGTCGGTTACGGAAAACTTGAAACACGTATTTTGGTGGAAAGACTTTCTCCGGAAAATATCGCCAAAGAAGCGGCGAAAACTGAAAATACGACTTTCATGGAAAGAGTCATGCGCGCAGCGACTCAGAAAACGCGCAAGACGAATTCTTTGATCAGTGTTGACGGCATGGATGATGTCCTCGTTCACTACGCGAAATGCTGTCATCCTATTCCGGGTGATCCTATTGTGGGCTTTATCAGCCGTGGCCGTGGTATCACCATTCATCGCAGCGACTGTCGTAAGGCTTTTGAGTTTGATCAACTCCGTAAAGTCGACGTTACTTGGAATGTGAAGCAAGCCGGTGAGGGCCAAGAGCGCGTTGTGCGCCTTAAAATCATTTCTCAGGATACGCCCGGTCTTTTGAAGCTGATGTCGGAAGCCTTTGCGCAACAGGGAATTAATATCCAGTCCGCGCAAATCCGCACGACCAAGGATAAAAAAGCCGTCTGTCATTTCGAAGTCAGTGTGAAAGACGCAAGTCAAGTCAACCAAGCTATCTACGAGATCCAAAAGATCAAAGGTATTATTGGTGTCACTCGTGTTATCCAATAA